Proteins encoded within one genomic window of Prauserella marina:
- a CDS encoding anthranilate synthase component I — MVTAQSLDAATTGLGVVSPGREEFRALAEGRRVIPVVRRLLADADTPVALYRKLAGDRPGTFLLESAENGQSWSRWSFIGVHSPSALTVRDGKAVWTGAPIANLPSEGDPLTVLRETIAALHTEPLPGMPPLTGGMVGYIGYDAVRWIEKLPELAEKDIEIPELTMLLATDLAAFDHHEGTVTLISNAVNWDDSPERVDAAYSDAVRRLDEMTARLATAAPATNAVFDRPAPEFTRRRTKEDFHAAIRAAREAIHAGEAFQIVPSQRFEMETGADALDVYRVLRTSNPSPYMYLLRLEGFDIVGSSPESLVTVRDGKATTHPIAGTRWRGTDPEEDAQLAKDLLSDEKERAEHLMLVDLGRNDLGKVCKPGTVHVVDFFAVERYSHVMHIVSTVTGQLADGKTAFDAVAACFPAGTLTGAPKVRAMELIEQLEPTRRGLYGGVVGYLDFAGDADTAIAIRTALVKDGVAHVQAGGGVVADSDEAYEDNESLNKARTVLSAVAAANTLAPASTTDASVG, encoded by the coding sequence ATGGTGACTGCCCAATCCCTCGACGCCGCTACCACCGGTCTCGGTGTCGTGAGTCCAGGCCGGGAGGAGTTCCGCGCGCTCGCGGAAGGCCGCAGGGTCATTCCCGTCGTCAGGCGCCTGCTCGCCGACGCCGACACCCCGGTCGCGCTCTATCGCAAGCTCGCGGGTGACCGTCCCGGCACCTTCCTGCTCGAATCAGCCGAGAACGGGCAGTCCTGGTCACGATGGTCCTTCATCGGTGTGCACAGCCCTTCGGCGCTCACCGTGCGCGACGGCAAGGCGGTGTGGACCGGCGCTCCGATCGCGAACCTCCCTTCCGAGGGTGACCCGCTGACCGTGCTCAGGGAGACGATCGCGGCGCTGCACACTGAGCCGCTGCCCGGAATGCCTCCGCTGACCGGGGGAATGGTCGGCTACATCGGCTACGACGCGGTGCGCTGGATCGAGAAACTGCCGGAACTGGCCGAGAAGGACATCGAGATCCCCGAGCTGACGATGTTGCTCGCGACGGATCTCGCCGCTTTCGATCACCACGAGGGCACGGTCACGCTCATCTCCAACGCGGTCAACTGGGACGACTCGCCAGAGCGGGTCGACGCCGCCTATTCCGACGCGGTGCGCAGGCTCGACGAGATGACGGCGCGCCTCGCCACGGCGGCGCCCGCGACGAACGCCGTATTCGATCGCCCCGCGCCCGAATTCACGCGCAGGAGGACGAAGGAGGACTTCCACGCGGCGATTCGCGCGGCGAGGGAAGCCATCCACGCGGGTGAGGCGTTCCAGATCGTTCCCTCGCAACGATTCGAAATGGAAACGGGAGCCGACGCGCTGGACGTGTACCGCGTGCTACGCACGTCCAACCCCAGTCCGTACATGTATCTGTTGCGGCTCGAAGGATTCGACATCGTCGGTTCCAGTCCCGAGTCGCTGGTGACCGTGCGCGACGGCAAGGCCACGACGCATCCGATCGCGGGAACCCGCTGGCGCGGTACCGATCCGGAAGAGGACGCGCAACTGGCCAAGGATCTGCTGAGCGACGAGAAGGAACGCGCCGAACACCTGATGCTGGTCGATCTCGGCCGCAACGATCTCGGCAAGGTGTGCAAGCCGGGAACGGTCCACGTCGTCGATTTCTTCGCGGTCGAGCGGTACAGCCACGTCATGCACATCGTCTCGACCGTCACCGGCCAGCTCGCCGACGGCAAAACGGCTTTCGACGCCGTCGCCGCGTGTTTTCCGGCGGGGACGCTGACCGGCGCCCCGAAGGTGCGGGCGATGGAGCTGATCGAGCAACTCGAACCGACGCGAAGGGGACTGTACGGAGGCGTCGTCGGTTATCTCGACTTCGCGGGCGACGCCGACACCGCCATCGCGATCCGCACCGCGCTCGTCAAGGACGGAGTCGCCCATGTTCAGGCGGGCGGCGGTGTCGTCGCCGATTCCGACGAGGCGTACGAGGACAACGAATCGCTGAACAAGGCCCGCACGGTGCTTTCCGCCGTCGCGGCGGCCAACACGCTGGCTCCCGCATCGACAACGGACGCCTCTGTTGGCTGA